A genomic segment from Actinoplanes sichuanensis encodes:
- a CDS encoding class I SAM-dependent methyltransferase codes for MDQTTSEIVEFYTGYDEAGRLDRRASFQLERIRTGELLERFLPAAPASVLDVGGGPGAYARPLLAAGYRVRLVDVVPAHVEQALGGQPPVDAVVGDARSLPEPDHAYDATLLFGPLYHLLDRADRIRALREAVRVTRPGGVVLAAAISRFAGPLDFASTGRFTSERLYAEAEQILADGRNHPGLGFTHAYFHRVSELADECRAAGLTDVAVHGIEGPAWPAAEAAVGTPNEQTVLDGALALARLFSSEADVIATSAHLMAVSITPGGR; via the coding sequence ATGGATCAGACCACCAGCGAGATCGTCGAGTTCTACACCGGATATGACGAGGCCGGGCGCCTGGACCGGAGGGCTTCGTTCCAGTTGGAGCGGATCCGGACCGGGGAGCTGCTGGAGCGTTTCCTGCCGGCGGCGCCGGCCTCGGTCCTGGACGTCGGCGGCGGCCCGGGGGCGTACGCTCGTCCGCTGCTCGCCGCCGGCTACCGGGTGCGGCTGGTCGATGTGGTGCCGGCGCATGTCGAGCAGGCGCTGGGCGGGCAGCCGCCGGTGGACGCGGTGGTCGGGGACGCCCGTTCGCTGCCGGAACCGGATCACGCCTATGACGCGACGCTGCTGTTCGGGCCGCTCTACCACCTGCTGGACCGCGCGGACCGGATACGGGCGCTGCGTGAGGCGGTGCGGGTGACCCGGCCGGGCGGGGTGGTGCTGGCCGCGGCGATCTCCCGGTTCGCGGGGCCGCTGGACTTCGCGTCGACGGGCCGGTTCACCTCGGAGCGGCTGTACGCGGAGGCCGAGCAGATCCTCGCCGACGGCCGTAACCATCCGGGGCTGGGGTTCACGCACGCGTACTTCCACCGGGTGTCCGAACTGGCCGATGAGTGCCGGGCGGCCGGGCTGACCGACGTGGCGGTGCACGGCATCGAGGGCCCGGCCTGGCCGGCGGCCGAGGCGGCGGTCGGCACCCCGAACGAGCAGACCGTGCTGGACGGTGCGCTGGCACTGGCCCGGCTCTTCAGTTCCGAGGCGGACGTGATCGCGACGAGCGCCCACCTGATGGCCGTGTCGATCACCCCCGGCGGACGATGA
- a CDS encoding antitoxin, translated as MSDFLSKAKSFADQHDEQVDQALEKGGDQIDERTGNKYSEHIDRGVDEAQRRTGEGDTTLPA; from the coding sequence ATGAGCGACTTCCTGAGCAAGGCCAAGAGTTTCGCCGACCAGCACGACGAGCAGGTGGATCAGGCGCTGGAGAAGGGCGGCGACCAGATCGACGAGCGGACCGGCAACAAGTACTCGGAGCACATCGACCGGGGTGTGGACGAGGCGCAGCGGCGCACCGGCGAGGGCGACACCACCCTGCCGGCCTGA
- a CDS encoding ATP-binding protein codes for MTDASSTRPHTETFQHAGATVELVDAGTLLAAARVNPVDLLQRATWPDPVHRVDLTVDGTGGVEHVFTARIETRTSPEATQQRMRGIVLDIDPLGRLLARRIAAGDQVVTRLVDGVGMAAAVAYRTLGLEKPMDREPGLLADAVAGIEATVTYSDGVARLESRIPRDAVGVAHLRAFATLTLQAVADLAGAESLTGRRYVIGRLAATPATSQEVTLDMVGGLADVVAELRQIAVSFRHPEAMARWGARRPQGLLMYGPPGTGKTMLSRALANEIGADFREIRTPEILDKYLGGSERNIKQIFRDARRYRTPTLMLFDEFDSIVSYAGMGGDAASQALNAVAGIFKQEMNDLIEENPNVIVVATTNFPHRVDESLIRSGRFDVKISVPKPDETSRAEIFRKMIRGLIGAHETPGFRMFADDLDLAALGVASTGMTGADIKEVLRRVQLTKAMQDARGGPVTPISQEDLLTAVRTLRG; via the coding sequence ATGACCGACGCGAGTTCCACCCGGCCGCACACCGAGACCTTCCAGCACGCCGGGGCCACCGTCGAGCTGGTCGACGCCGGTACCCTGCTCGCCGCCGCCCGGGTCAACCCGGTCGACCTGCTCCAGCGGGCCACCTGGCCGGACCCGGTGCACCGGGTGGACCTGACCGTCGACGGCACCGGCGGCGTCGAGCACGTCTTCACCGCCCGCATCGAGACCCGGACCTCGCCGGAGGCCACCCAGCAGCGGATGCGCGGCATCGTCCTCGACATCGACCCGCTCGGCCGTCTCCTCGCCCGCCGGATCGCCGCCGGGGACCAGGTGGTGACCCGACTCGTCGACGGAGTGGGTATGGCCGCGGCTGTCGCGTACCGAACCCTGGGTCTGGAGAAGCCGATGGACCGCGAACCGGGACTGCTCGCCGACGCCGTCGCCGGGATCGAAGCGACGGTGACCTACAGCGACGGTGTCGCCCGCCTCGAATCGCGGATTCCGCGCGACGCCGTCGGCGTCGCCCACCTGCGGGCCTTCGCCACCCTCACCCTCCAGGCGGTCGCCGACCTGGCCGGCGCCGAGTCGCTGACCGGCCGCCGTTACGTGATCGGCCGCCTGGCCGCCACCCCCGCCACCAGCCAGGAGGTCACCCTCGACATGGTCGGCGGGCTCGCCGACGTCGTCGCCGAACTCCGCCAGATAGCCGTCTCCTTCCGGCATCCCGAGGCGATGGCCAGGTGGGGGGCCCGTCGCCCGCAGGGCCTGCTGATGTACGGGCCACCCGGCACCGGCAAGACCATGCTGTCCCGCGCGCTGGCCAACGAGATCGGCGCCGACTTCCGGGAGATCCGCACCCCGGAGATCCTCGACAAGTACCTGGGCGGGTCGGAACGCAACATCAAGCAGATCTTCCGGGACGCCCGCCGCTACCGGACGCCGACTCTCATGCTGTTCGACGAGTTCGACTCGATCGTCAGCTACGCCGGGATGGGCGGGGACGCCGCCAGCCAGGCGCTGAACGCGGTCGCCGGCATCTTCAAGCAGGAGATGAACGATCTGATCGAGGAGAACCCGAACGTCATCGTGGTGGCCACCACCAACTTCCCGCACCGGGTCGACGAGTCGCTGATCCGGTCCGGCCGCTTCGACGTCAAGATCAGTGTCCCGAAACCCGACGAGACGTCCCGCGCGGAGATCTTCCGCAAGATGATCCGTGGCCTGATCGGCGCCCACGAGACACCCGGCTTCCGGATGTTCGCCGACGACCTCGACCTGGCCGCCCTGGGTGTGGCCAGTACCGGCATGACCGGCGCCGACATCAAGGAGGTGCTGCGCCGGGTCCAGCTGACCAAGGCCATGCAGGACGCCCGGGGCGGCCCGGTCACGCCGATCTCCCAGGAGGACCTGCTGACCGCGGTCCGCACCCTCCGCGGCTGA
- a CDS encoding RidA family protein, with amino-acid sequence MPIIDFPGPPAPNGYSHTVVVAPGSRLVYISGQVPIDADGKVPEGWADQTRLTFRNVAAALAAGGAGWGDVIKLTYFVTGTEELPAIRSIRDEFVDTSRPPASSLVRVAGLFRPDLLIEIEAVAAVPA; translated from the coding sequence ATGCCGATCATCGACTTTCCCGGACCACCCGCGCCGAACGGGTACAGCCACACCGTCGTCGTCGCGCCGGGCAGCCGGCTCGTCTACATCTCCGGGCAGGTGCCGATCGACGCGGACGGCAAGGTTCCGGAGGGCTGGGCCGACCAGACCCGGCTGACGTTCCGCAACGTGGCGGCGGCTCTCGCGGCGGGCGGGGCCGGCTGGGGTGACGTGATCAAGCTGACCTACTTCGTGACGGGCACCGAGGAACTGCCGGCGATCAGGTCGATCCGCGACGAGTTCGTCGACACGTCCCGGCCGCCGGCCAGTTCGCTGGTGCGGGTGGCCGGGCTGTTCCGGCCGGACCTGCTGATCGAGATCGAGGCCGTCGCCGCGGTGCCGGCATGA
- a CDS encoding DUF402 domain-containing protein — protein sequence MTGEVRFTKWGGLRHWECDLEPLGEDDHGLWLAGRAGTSMRRGDGETFPQLHDFVMLVPESGCWIASINAPSAASSIAVYIDITDRPRVVDGVVHAVDLDLDVIRQWDGSVAVLDEDEFAEHQIRYGYPPEVIASARATCDDLYTRLSAAVQPFETAARRRLDTLLG from the coding sequence ATGACCGGTGAGGTCCGGTTCACCAAATGGGGCGGGCTCCGGCACTGGGAGTGCGACCTGGAGCCGCTCGGCGAAGACGACCACGGACTGTGGCTCGCCGGCCGGGCCGGGACCAGCATGCGTCGCGGTGACGGTGAGACGTTTCCGCAGCTGCACGACTTCGTGATGCTGGTTCCCGAGTCCGGTTGCTGGATCGCCTCGATCAACGCGCCCTCGGCGGCGTCGTCGATCGCCGTCTACATCGACATCACCGACCGGCCGCGGGTGGTCGACGGGGTGGTGCACGCCGTCGACCTGGATCTGGACGTGATCCGGCAGTGGGACGGTTCGGTGGCGGTGCTCGACGAGGACGAGTTCGCCGAGCACCAGATCCGTTACGGCTACCCACCCGAGGTGATCGCCTCCGCCCGCGCCACCTGCGACGACCTCTACACCCGCCTGTCGGCGGCGGTCCAGCCCTTCGAGACCGCCGCCCGGCGTCGCCTGGACACCCTCCTGGGATGA
- a CDS encoding helix-turn-helix domain-containing protein: MTASLNPEPSVDLVTLGQRLRHLRRTRGMTLDQLSDAVGRAPSQLSLIENGKREPKLSVLQAIAGALGVPMQDLLRPEAPSRRAGLEIELAHFQQNPAYQALGLPVVKAGRRLPADALESLIGMHRELNRVLTEQTATPEVARRANAQLRADMRRRDNYFAEIEAAAAKVLQSVRHTTGPLSQRGILDIAAQIGFSLHYVNDLPASTRSVTDLKNRRIYLPQVASGKGHDPRAVVLQTLGHFVLGHNDPADYGDFLRQRVEVNYFAAALLMPEKFAVDFLAEAKADRALAIDDFRDAFGVSYETAAHRFTNLATHHFGIPVHFARVHETGIVYKAYENDNVRFPSDVTGAIEGQPVCRKWASRTVFEAEDPYSSFYQFTDTGAGTYWCTVHVESTRSGEFSVTVGTPYEHARWFRGGDVPGRTVSTCPDPDCCRRPPVALVDRWSGNAWPSARVHSHLLAALPPGTFPGVDNRDVYDFLERRA, encoded by the coding sequence GTGACCGCTTCACTCAATCCCGAGCCATCGGTGGACCTGGTGACCCTGGGCCAGCGACTCCGGCATCTACGCCGCACCCGGGGCATGACCCTCGACCAGCTCAGCGACGCGGTCGGGCGGGCACCGTCCCAGCTGTCGCTCATCGAGAACGGCAAGCGGGAGCCGAAACTGTCGGTGCTCCAGGCGATCGCGGGGGCTCTGGGCGTACCCATGCAGGATCTTCTCCGGCCGGAGGCGCCGAGCCGCCGCGCCGGGCTGGAGATCGAGCTCGCCCACTTCCAGCAGAATCCCGCGTACCAGGCGCTGGGCCTACCGGTGGTGAAGGCGGGCCGGCGCCTGCCGGCCGACGCGCTGGAGTCGCTGATCGGCATGCACCGCGAGCTCAACCGGGTGCTCACCGAGCAGACCGCGACGCCCGAGGTGGCACGGCGCGCCAACGCGCAACTGCGCGCCGACATGCGGCGCCGCGACAACTACTTCGCCGAGATCGAGGCGGCGGCGGCCAAGGTTCTCCAGTCGGTACGGCACACGACCGGCCCGCTGTCCCAACGAGGCATCCTCGACATCGCCGCGCAGATCGGGTTCAGCCTGCACTACGTCAACGACCTGCCGGCCTCCACCCGGTCCGTCACCGACCTGAAGAATCGCCGGATCTATCTCCCCCAGGTGGCCAGCGGCAAAGGCCACGACCCGCGCGCGGTGGTGCTGCAGACACTCGGGCACTTCGTCCTCGGGCACAACGACCCGGCCGACTACGGCGACTTCCTGCGGCAGCGGGTCGAGGTCAACTACTTCGCCGCGGCGCTGCTCATGCCGGAGAAGTTCGCCGTCGACTTCCTCGCCGAGGCCAAAGCCGACCGGGCCCTCGCCATCGACGACTTCCGGGACGCGTTCGGGGTGTCCTACGAGACCGCGGCGCACCGGTTCACCAACCTCGCCACACACCACTTCGGGATTCCGGTGCACTTCGCGCGGGTGCACGAGACCGGGATCGTCTACAAGGCGTATGAGAACGACAACGTGCGCTTCCCGTCCGACGTGACCGGAGCCATCGAGGGGCAGCCGGTGTGCCGCAAGTGGGCGTCCCGCACGGTCTTCGAGGCAGAGGACCCGTATTCGTCGTTCTACCAGTTCACCGACACCGGCGCCGGGACGTACTGGTGCACCGTGCACGTCGAGTCGACCCGCTCCGGGGAGTTCTCGGTGACCGTCGGCACGCCCTACGAGCACGCCCGCTGGTTCCGCGGCGGGGACGTGCCCGGGCGTACCGTGTCGACCTGCCCCGACCCGGACTGCTGCCGCCGCCCGCCGGTCGCCCTGGTGGACCGCTGGTCGGGCAACGCGTGGCCGAGCGCCCGGGTCCACTCGCACCTGCTGGCGGCCCTGCCTCCGGGCACCTTCCCCGGAGTCGACAACCGCGACGTCTACGACTTCCTGGAGCGCCGCGCCTGA
- the aceA gene encoding isocitrate lyase, whose amino-acid sequence MTEFENRGGTAEDLTREWANNPRWAGIKRDYTAQDVVKLRGTLQERHTLAERGAAKLWELLHTEDYINALGSLTGGQATQMVRAGLKAIYLSGWQVAADANLSGHTYPDQSLYPANSVPAVVRRINNALLRADQIDTSNGKYERDWFAPIVADAEAGFGGPLNAFELMKGMIAAGAAGVHWEDQLASEKKCGHLGGKVLIPTQQHIRTLNAARLAADVAGVPTLVIARTDALAADLLTTDVDPRDQPFVTGERTSEGFFRVTPGDDAAIARGVAYADYADMLWVETGKPDLDFARKFAEAVHAKHPGKLLSYNCSPSFNWKKNLDDDTIARFQKELGAMGYKFQFVTLAGFHALNHSMFELARGYAQTGMSAYVKLQEAEFAAEADGYTATKHQAEVGTGYFDAVSTALNPDSSTTALSGSTEAEQF is encoded by the coding sequence ATGACTGAGTTCGAGAACCGGGGCGGTACCGCTGAGGACCTCACCCGGGAGTGGGCGAACAACCCCCGCTGGGCCGGCATCAAGCGTGACTACACCGCGCAGGACGTCGTGAAGCTGCGGGGCACGCTCCAGGAGCGGCACACGCTGGCCGAGCGCGGCGCCGCGAAGCTGTGGGAGCTCCTGCACACCGAGGACTACATCAACGCCCTCGGCTCGCTGACCGGTGGCCAGGCGACCCAGATGGTGCGCGCCGGCCTCAAGGCGATCTACCTGTCCGGCTGGCAGGTCGCGGCCGACGCGAACCTGTCCGGCCACACCTACCCGGACCAGTCGCTCTACCCGGCGAACTCGGTGCCCGCGGTGGTCCGCCGGATCAACAACGCGCTGCTGCGTGCCGACCAGATCGACACCTCGAACGGTAAGTACGAGCGCGACTGGTTCGCCCCGATCGTCGCCGACGCGGAGGCCGGTTTCGGTGGCCCGCTGAACGCGTTCGAGCTGATGAAGGGCATGATCGCGGCCGGTGCCGCCGGTGTGCACTGGGAGGACCAGCTCGCCAGCGAGAAGAAGTGCGGCCACCTCGGCGGCAAGGTGCTCATCCCGACCCAGCAGCACATCCGTACGCTGAACGCGGCCCGCCTCGCGGCCGACGTCGCCGGTGTGCCGACCCTGGTGATCGCCCGCACCGACGCTCTCGCGGCCGACCTGCTGACCACCGACGTCGACCCCCGTGACCAGCCGTTCGTCACCGGCGAGCGGACCTCCGAGGGCTTCTTCCGGGTCACCCCGGGTGACGACGCCGCGATCGCCCGCGGTGTCGCCTACGCCGACTACGCCGACATGCTGTGGGTGGAGACCGGCAAGCCGGACCTCGACTTCGCCCGCAAGTTCGCCGAGGCCGTGCACGCCAAGCACCCGGGCAAGCTGCTGTCGTACAACTGCTCGCCGTCGTTCAACTGGAAGAAGAACCTGGACGACGACACGATCGCGCGCTTCCAGAAGGAGCTCGGCGCGATGGGCTACAAGTTCCAGTTCGTCACGCTGGCCGGCTTCCACGCCCTCAACCACTCGATGTTCGAGCTGGCCCGCGGCTACGCCCAGACCGGCATGAGCGCCTACGTGAAGCTGCAGGAGGCCGAGTTCGCGGCCGAGGCCGACGGCTACACCGCGACCAAGCACCAGGCCGAGGTCGGCACCGGTTACTTCGACGCCGTCTCCACCGCTCTCAACCCGGACAGCTCCACCACGGCGCTGTCCGGTTCCACCGAGGCCGAGCAGTTCTGA
- the aceB gene encoding malate synthase A produces the protein MGAEEITITGTTAGRYSEILTAEAVEFIVALDREFGARRVQLLERRRRRRATRTTDLDFLTSTSHIRDDLSWQVAPAAADLTDRRVEITGPPERKMTINALNSGAKVWMADFEDATSPTWDNVILGQLNLRDALDGALDFTAPDGKRYEIGATVPTIMVRPRGWHLPECHLRIGGRAVSASLFDFGMYLFHCGQRQIDRGSGPYFYLPKMESHLEARLWNDVFVFAQAYLGIPRGTIRATVLIETINAAFEMEEILYELREHSAGLNAGRWDYLFSMIKNRPDVVLPERSQVTMTAPFMRAYTELLVKTCHKRGAHAIGGMAAVVPSRDPVAAKRALNQVRQDKRREVGDGFDGSWVAHPGLVETCREVFDQWLGDEPHQIVRKRDDVRVTAVELLDIKAGDVSVTEVALRTNVSVALRYIAAWLGGRGAVALGGLMEDAATAEICRAQLWQWISSGTPTDYGVPVTAGLVARMLREELDVLSETGALDEEAARCFGQARTLLTVLLSERTCPEFLTLPAYLRHLSGGVAAPVTAQAPVAA, from the coding sequence ATGGGCGCCGAAGAGATCACCATCACCGGTACGACCGCAGGCCGTTACTCCGAGATCCTGACCGCTGAGGCAGTCGAGTTCATCGTGGCGCTTGACCGCGAGTTCGGCGCCCGCCGGGTCCAGCTGCTGGAGCGCCGCCGGCGCCGCCGGGCCACCCGTACCACCGACCTGGACTTCCTCACCTCCACGTCGCACATCCGGGACGACCTGTCCTGGCAGGTCGCCCCGGCCGCGGCGGACCTCACCGACCGGCGGGTCGAGATCACCGGCCCGCCGGAACGCAAGATGACCATCAACGCCCTCAACTCGGGTGCGAAGGTCTGGATGGCCGACTTCGAGGACGCCACGTCGCCCACCTGGGACAACGTGATCCTCGGCCAGCTCAACCTGCGCGACGCGCTGGACGGTGCGCTGGACTTCACCGCGCCGGACGGCAAGCGCTACGAGATCGGCGCGACCGTTCCGACGATCATGGTGCGGCCGCGGGGCTGGCACCTGCCGGAGTGTCACCTGCGCATCGGCGGCCGGGCCGTGTCGGCGTCGCTGTTCGACTTCGGCATGTACCTGTTCCACTGCGGGCAGCGGCAGATCGACCGGGGCAGCGGCCCCTACTTCTACCTGCCGAAGATGGAGTCGCACCTGGAGGCCCGCCTCTGGAACGACGTCTTCGTGTTCGCCCAGGCGTACCTCGGCATCCCGCGCGGCACGATCCGGGCCACCGTCCTGATCGAGACCATCAACGCCGCATTCGAGATGGAGGAGATCCTGTACGAGCTGCGGGAGCACTCGGCCGGCCTGAACGCGGGTCGCTGGGACTACCTGTTCAGCATGATCAAGAACCGTCCGGACGTGGTCCTGCCGGAGCGTTCGCAGGTCACGATGACCGCGCCGTTCATGCGGGCCTACACCGAGCTGCTGGTCAAGACCTGCCACAAGCGTGGCGCACACGCGATCGGCGGGATGGCCGCGGTCGTGCCCAGCCGTGACCCGGTCGCCGCGAAGCGGGCCCTCAACCAGGTCCGCCAGGACAAGCGGCGTGAGGTCGGCGACGGCTTCGACGGCTCCTGGGTCGCGCACCCGGGCCTGGTCGAGACCTGCCGTGAGGTGTTCGACCAGTGGCTCGGCGACGAACCGCACCAGATCGTCCGCAAGCGCGACGACGTGCGGGTCACCGCGGTCGAACTGCTCGACATCAAGGCCGGCGACGTCTCCGTCACCGAGGTCGCACTGCGGACCAACGTCAGCGTGGCGCTGCGCTACATCGCCGCCTGGCTGGGCGGTCGGGGCGCGGTGGCGCTCGGTGGCCTGATGGAGGACGCGGCCACCGCCGAGATCTGCCGGGCCCAGCTCTGGCAGTGGATCTCCTCGGGCACCCCGACCGACTACGGCGTGCCGGTCACGGCCGGCCTGGTCGCCCGGATGCTGCGCGAGGAGCTCGACGTCCTCAGCGAGACCGGCGCACTGGACGAGGAGGCCGCCCGCTGCTTCGGCCAGGCGCGGACCCTGCTCACCGTCCTGCTGTCGGAACGGACCTGCCCGGAGTTCCTCACCCTGCCGGCCTACCTACGGCACCTGTCCGGTGGGGTGGCGGCTCCGGTCACCGCTCAGGCTCCTGTCGCGGCCTGA
- a CDS encoding 4a-hydroxytetrahydrobiopterin dehydratase, with product MTKLTGREITDGTPEGWVYLRNALRTRLRTGDFATGLALVNAIGGAAEAVDHHPDLDLRYGWVDVRLYSHDVGRVTGRDLRLAATISELAAAAGVSAGADGLTVLELALDSPGFPEQLGFWEAVLGYPRDAEGDLLDPYQKVPLIWFQRSGDEEPRQRWHPDLWVAPAEVAPRIEAALTAGGTLVSDADAPAYWVLADPEGNKVCLCTWQGRE from the coding sequence ATGACGAAGCTGACCGGCCGGGAGATCACCGACGGCACGCCGGAGGGATGGGTCTATCTGCGTAACGCGCTGCGGACCCGGCTGCGGACCGGTGACTTCGCGACCGGGCTGGCGCTGGTGAACGCGATCGGGGGCGCCGCCGAGGCGGTCGATCACCACCCCGACCTGGATCTGCGCTACGGCTGGGTGGACGTGCGGCTGTACAGCCACGACGTGGGCCGGGTGACCGGGCGGGACCTGCGGCTGGCGGCGACGATCAGCGAACTGGCGGCGGCGGCCGGGGTGAGCGCGGGCGCGGACGGGCTGACCGTTCTGGAGCTGGCTCTGGACAGTCCGGGCTTCCCGGAGCAGCTGGGCTTCTGGGAGGCGGTGCTGGGCTATCCGCGCGACGCCGAGGGTGACCTGCTCGACCCGTACCAGAAGGTGCCGTTGATCTGGTTTCAACGCTCCGGGGACGAGGAGCCGCGGCAACGCTGGCACCCGGACCTGTGGGTCGCGCCGGCCGAGGTGGCGCCGCGGATCGAGGCGGCGCTGACCGCCGGTGGGACGCTGGTCAGTGACGCCGACGCGCCGGCGTACTGGGTCCTGGCCGACCCGGAGGGCAACAAGGTCTGCCTGTGCACGTGGCAGGGCCGCGAATGA
- a CDS encoding sulfatase-like hydrolase/transferase: MTNRGTTRRGVFGALAGAAAATTLTSEAAFAGSPEESPFRARPGTSKRPNILFILADDLGWGDLSSYGSPLIETPHLDRLARGGVRFTNGYSAGAVCSPTRVALYTGRFPGRTPGGLPEPIGAANATDGIPAAHPTLPSLLKAAGYTTALIGKWHGGFLPHFSPLRSGFDEFFGNYSGGVDYYSKYSHTGDYDLYEGETPVENDGRYYTDILGDRAEAFVRRRHDEPWLLHLNFTSPHWPWEAPGDRVVSEEITAEIKAGNTQAIFHNDGGSLETYKKMVENLDQRIGQVLDALRRTGQERDTLVIFQSDNGGERFSYNWPLTGNKAGLNEGGIRVPTIVRWPARIRSGQVSHEPVVTHDWTATLLEIAGARAHPDYPLDGASFAGYLLRGAAAPERDLFWRTRSGRALRRGRYKYLRLTATGADALYDIETDPREQADLAARQPALTAELRTRWEQIDAPLLRYR, translated from the coding sequence GTGACCAACCGTGGGACCACCCGGCGCGGGGTTTTCGGCGCGCTCGCCGGGGCCGCCGCAGCGACCACCCTCACCTCGGAGGCCGCGTTCGCGGGCAGCCCGGAGGAGTCGCCGTTCCGGGCGCGGCCGGGCACCTCCAAGCGTCCGAACATCCTCTTCATCCTGGCCGACGACCTGGGCTGGGGTGACCTGAGCAGCTACGGGTCGCCGCTGATCGAGACACCCCACCTGGACCGGCTGGCCCGGGGCGGGGTGCGGTTCACCAACGGGTATTCGGCCGGGGCGGTCTGCTCACCGACCCGGGTCGCGCTCTACACCGGCAGGTTCCCGGGGCGCACACCCGGCGGCCTGCCCGAGCCGATCGGGGCCGCCAACGCCACCGACGGCATCCCGGCCGCGCATCCCACGCTGCCGTCGCTGCTGAAGGCGGCCGGCTACACGACCGCGCTGATCGGCAAGTGGCACGGCGGGTTCCTGCCGCACTTCAGTCCGCTGCGCAGCGGGTTCGACGAGTTCTTCGGCAACTACTCCGGCGGCGTCGACTACTACTCGAAGTACAGCCACACCGGAGACTACGACCTCTACGAGGGCGAGACGCCGGTCGAGAACGACGGCCGCTACTACACCGACATCCTCGGCGACCGGGCCGAGGCGTTCGTGCGGCGGCGGCACGACGAGCCGTGGCTGCTGCACCTCAACTTCACCAGCCCGCACTGGCCGTGGGAGGCGCCGGGGGACCGGGTGGTCAGCGAGGAGATCACCGCCGAGATCAAGGCGGGGAACACGCAGGCCATCTTCCACAACGACGGCGGCTCGCTGGAGACGTACAAGAAGATGGTCGAGAACCTGGACCAGCGGATCGGGCAGGTGCTCGACGCGCTGCGCCGGACCGGCCAGGAGCGCGACACGCTGGTGATCTTCCAGAGTGACAACGGTGGCGAGCGGTTCTCCTACAACTGGCCGCTCACCGGCAACAAGGCCGGCCTCAACGAAGGTGGCATCCGAGTGCCCACCATCGTCCGGTGGCCGGCCCGGATCCGGTCCGGCCAGGTCAGCCACGAGCCGGTGGTCACCCACGACTGGACCGCCACGCTGCTGGAGATCGCCGGAGCCCGGGCGCACCCGGACTACCCGCTCGACGGTGCCAGCTTCGCCGGATACCTGCTGCGCGGGGCGGCGGCACCCGAGCGGGACCTGTTCTGGCGTACCCGGTCCGGTCGGGCCCTGCGCCGTGGGAGGTACAAGTACCTGCGGCTCACCGCGACCGGGGCGGACGCCCTCTACGACATCGAGACCGACCCGCGCGAGCAGGCCGACCTGGCCGCCAGGCAGCCCGCCCTGACCGCCGAGCTGCGCACCAGGTGGGAGCAGATCGACGCGCCGCTGCTGCGTTACCGCTGA